In Bradysia coprophila strain Holo2 chromosome X unlocalized genomic scaffold, BU_Bcop_v1 contig_38, whole genome shotgun sequence, the following proteins share a genomic window:
- the LOC119069656 gene encoding phospholipase A1 isoform X2, translating into MFKILCQLSVTMLVISNFFSRSVVVAIDPEYELVNRIRQVDQAIVNVLGYLQNYDAANNSLTNESDVTFWCSHRNQLPYRQVHINDPNITSKFNFSLPVAFLIHGWFDSVNRTWMNNTMSAYVQNIDSNICGVDWTRLALTEYSIAATNTRIVAKQLVKFIQYLQLFSSVSIKHWTLIGHSFGAQISGIAGHQLNGAVGTIIGLDPAGWLYTKPVPIDTDERLDKSDAQFVQCIHTNANYFGIGATMNCGHQDFYPNDGLSPQPGCVDPAMESGMTHFSITCSHFKAVQYFLYSLNPANMFKAWKCSLGYYWWEAGFCKSKTYDLLGMYSRRKLFGSLYLKTSTYPPYAKGKPK; encoded by the exons atgttcaaaatactGTGCCAATTGTCAGTTACGATGTTagtgatttcaaattttt TCAGCCGGTCAGTTGTAGTGGCTATCGATCCGGAATACGAGCTAGTCAATCGAATCCGACAAGTCGATCAGGCAATTGTCAATGTTTTAGGATATCTACAGAATTACGATGCTGCAAACAATTCGTTGACGAATGAAAGTGATGTTACATTCTGGTGTTCGCATCG aaatcaACTACCATACCGTCAAGTACACATCAACGACCCCAACATAACATCGAAATTTAACTTCTCACTCCCAGTTGCATTTTTAATTCACGGTTGGTTCGACAGCGTAAATAGAACATGGATGAACAATACAATGTCCGcctatgttcaaaatatcgacTCAAATATCTGTGGTGTGGATTGGACCCGACTGGCTTTAACTGAATATTCGATAGCGGCGACAAATACACGCATTGTTGCTAAACAACTTGTCAAATTTATCCAATatcttcagctgttttcatCTGTTTCGATAAAGCATTGGACGCTAATAGGGCACTCATTTGGCGCGCAAATCAGCGGCATTGCCGGACATCAGCTAAACGGTGCTGTAGGAACTATCATTGGTTTAGATCCTGCCGGCTGGTTATATACGAAACCAGTGCCAATTGATACGGATGAACGACTAGATAAATCCGATGCACAATTTGTGCAATGTATTCATACAAATGCTAATTACTTTGGTATCGGTGCAACAATGAATTGCGGTCACCAGGATTTCTATCCGAACGACGGTTTGTCGCCTCAACCAGGCTGCGTAGATCCCGCCATGGAGAGTGGAATGACACATT TTTCGATAACATGCAGTCACTTTAAGGCAGTTCAGTATTTTCTGTATTCATTGAATCCGGCGAATATGTTTAAAGCATGGAAATGCTCGCTGGGGTATTACTGGTGGGAGGCTGGATTCTGTAAATCGAAAACGTACGATTTACTAGGAATGTATTCGAG GCGTAAGTTGTTCGGCAGTTTGTATCTGAAGACATCGACTTATCCACCGTACGCGAAAGGAAAgccaaaataa
- the LOC119069656 gene encoding phospholipase A1 isoform X1: MMSPTVILLIMVTYFSVSFIVVSRSVVVAIDPEYELVNRIRQVDQAIVNVLGYLQNYDAANNSLTNESDVTFWCSHRNQLPYRQVHINDPNITSKFNFSLPVAFLIHGWFDSVNRTWMNNTMSAYVQNIDSNICGVDWTRLALTEYSIAATNTRIVAKQLVKFIQYLQLFSSVSIKHWTLIGHSFGAQISGIAGHQLNGAVGTIIGLDPAGWLYTKPVPIDTDERLDKSDAQFVQCIHTNANYFGIGATMNCGHQDFYPNDGLSPQPGCVDPAMESGMTHFSITCSHFKAVQYFLYSLNPANMFKAWKCSLGYYWWEAGFCKSKTYDLLGMYSRRKLFGSLYLKTSTYPPYAKGKPK; this comes from the exons ATGATGAGCCCTACAGTGATTTTGCTAATAATGGTGACCTATTTCTCTGTATCTTTCATTGTAGTCAGCCGGTCAGTTGTAGTGGCTATCGATCCGGAATACGAGCTAGTCAATCGAATCCGACAAGTCGATCAGGCAATTGTCAATGTTTTAGGATATCTACAGAATTACGATGCTGCAAACAATTCGTTGACGAATGAAAGTGATGTTACATTCTGGTGTTCGCATCG aaatcaACTACCATACCGTCAAGTACACATCAACGACCCCAACATAACATCGAAATTTAACTTCTCACTCCCAGTTGCATTTTTAATTCACGGTTGGTTCGACAGCGTAAATAGAACATGGATGAACAATACAATGTCCGcctatgttcaaaatatcgacTCAAATATCTGTGGTGTGGATTGGACCCGACTGGCTTTAACTGAATATTCGATAGCGGCGACAAATACACGCATTGTTGCTAAACAACTTGTCAAATTTATCCAATatcttcagctgttttcatCTGTTTCGATAAAGCATTGGACGCTAATAGGGCACTCATTTGGCGCGCAAATCAGCGGCATTGCCGGACATCAGCTAAACGGTGCTGTAGGAACTATCATTGGTTTAGATCCTGCCGGCTGGTTATATACGAAACCAGTGCCAATTGATACGGATGAACGACTAGATAAATCCGATGCACAATTTGTGCAATGTATTCATACAAATGCTAATTACTTTGGTATCGGTGCAACAATGAATTGCGGTCACCAGGATTTCTATCCGAACGACGGTTTGTCGCCTCAACCAGGCTGCGTAGATCCCGCCATGGAGAGTGGAATGACACATT TTTCGATAACATGCAGTCACTTTAAGGCAGTTCAGTATTTTCTGTATTCATTGAATCCGGCGAATATGTTTAAAGCATGGAAATGCTCGCTGGGGTATTACTGGTGGGAGGCTGGATTCTGTAAATCGAAAACGTACGATTTACTAGGAATGTATTCGAG GCGTAAGTTGTTCGGCAGTTTGTATCTGAAGACATCGACTTATCCACCGTACGCGAAAGGAAAgccaaaataa